The DNA window GACCCACTAGTTGTTGGGTGTCTTTACTCTTTTGATTCGGACGGCTCTGAAAAACATATCCGGTTATCGGACCAAGGAATGGAGAGAGACACGTGGAGACACGTGCAATccgtttgatttttttaaaaataaaatatatcatcatttattattattttttatatttttcttaaatttaatatacaatatatatatatatatatatattaattaaatcttaaatgcttttttatttatataataatataaagattgataacaataaatagtaaaatattatgTAAGTTAGTTTTACTTTATTAGATCTTGTTtaatctataattattttatccattataattaatttaaattaaattgtttaatttatttaaaatattaaataattttatttatttatttaaataaacattaaattttaatggaAATTCAGATTTAATCTATATATGTTGacttatattttagttaattaattcaaacCTTTAAGTggtttgtttaatttatattataatttatgatttatagATGGGTCTACAACAATATTGTATGAagaaataatcttaaataataaatatcaattttgcatatatttttatttaaatgggtCTGGTTTATAATGTggaatttatttatcttttatattttataaaagaaaaatgtgattgaattactttaaaatttggatttaaattttctatttaactTTTACATTTGCAGGGTTACTTAAAAGAGGGTTTGTGGAGGAGTATTGAGAAAATTCATTATTTGTTTGGACTTACAAACATTTGGAAGAATGCTTCTGAATTTGTGGATTGTTACTCCCAAATTTTAGGGATCACAAATtcagtattatttttgtttgtttttgaaaacataattaCATGTAAGTTAGGGTATTGATAGAGTATAATCGATGTAATAGGATAGGCGGAAAaccttaattatattaacaatatTCCCGCCTAAATGTTCAAAATTCTGTTAACTAACCGTCAATTGTTCTATTTTTAGTGCAACATTGGCATCATATGTAAGGGAAACTGGTCCCAAGTTGGTGAAGGGGGATCCGACAAGGCAGCCAGAGACTCCTAGGATATCTCACGTGCCACAACATTTTCACGTGACTCCCACCATCAGTATCAGTGATAGCTCTCTCAAATTCACTCATGTCCTTTACAATCTCTCGCCAGCAGGTTAGTGTgatcttattatatatacattttattttcaatattgaaattattactaattgatttttgttgttgttgtgaaAACAGAGTTATATGAGCAGGCGATAAAGTATGAGAAAAGTTCGTTTATAACATCGAGTGGAGCTTTGGCGACTTTATCTGGAGCTAAAACCGGAAGATCGCCTAAGGATAAACGTGTTGTTAGGGATGAGACAAGTGAGAACGATCTATGGTGGGGAAAGTATGtctttctttctctcatttttacgtgtttattaaagtaatttaaattcaaaatcaaaaaccTGAATCTTACACAAAAGTGAGGCATATTGGATCTTACATTTGAACTTGGATGGAAATTACAGAGGATCTCCCAACATTGAAATGGACGAGCATACTTTCATGGTTAACAGAGAAAGAGCTGTGGATTACCTAAACTCCTTGGACAAGGTAAGTACTAGGTAAAATAAggtttaatatttcaattgacCATATGGGTTTTGCTCGGCATAGGTTATTTTAGGTTTTTCAAGAAACATTTGCTATTATTGACTTAGTTCATCcactaaaatacccttaatctaattttattaaatttaaattttaaatacaaaaattcattTGTTATTATTGAAAAGAATTGATTGATGCAATAATGCAATGCAAGCCTAGGTATTGTAtgccaaaaaatataaaaaaagggCCTAAATCTTTTCTATATTTTATCAGGTATTTGTTAACGATCAATTCCTAAACTGGGACCCGGAGAACAGAATCAAAGTTCGTATCGTATCCGCGAGGGCTTATCATTCACTATTTATGCATAACATGTAAGTGAACATGTCATTTCATAGGAATACAATATTTggttatttgtttgtttgaaccAGGTTTCTATATATGGCCTCTTCACCAAGATAagtttctaaattataatttgtaattgggttaaataaaataaaataaatgaaaacttGCGTTAGAATATAGCATAACCGGGGTCGGATGACAGGTGTATCCGACCCACCTTTGAAGAAATGGAGGATTTCGGTACTCCGGACTTCACAATATACAATGCTGGGCAGTTTCCTTGTAACCGTTATACACATTACATGACATCATCTACTAGCATAGATATTAATCTCGGTAGAAGAGAAATGGTAATCCTCGGCACTCAATACGCCGGGGAAATGAAGAAAGGTCTATTCAGTGTCATGCACTATCTCATGCCTAAGCGTCAAATTTTATCCTTACATTCGGGTTGCAATATGGGCAAGGATGGAGATGTCGCCCTCTTCTTTGGACTGTCAGGTAAAAAAGTATAAAACATAAATCAGCATTGCCCCTATGACGCGATTAAACAATTATCATCCCCTACGACGACCACTCTTTAGCGACGATGAGTTGTTTTTTTTGTCTTGTTTGATTGTGTCAGAAAATTTGTTGGCTTACTTTTGTTCTTTTGTATTTTATAGGTACTGGAAAGACTACACTCTCTACTGATCATAATAGATATCTTATCGGAGATGATGAACATTGTTGGAGCGACAATGGTGTGTCGAATATTGAAGGTGGTTGTTATGCTAAGTGTGTTGATCTCTCGGGGGAGAAGGAACCCGATATTTGGAACGCTATCAAGTTTGGAACCGGTAACTAACTATCCTATTAACAAATTgagatgtttttgtttttgattctTTTTAGGCCTTATTTGTTGATGttatttgaatgatgtgattgcTGATGAAATAATAGCTCTTATATATAGTTGGGCTTGTTCCTATATTCCATCTTcaatcaatttttcaatcaatttttaacatttaaaaatattttgaaaaacagAGTATAATTCTCTAATTGAAACTAACATGATATTTTGATCACCTGTTTCAAATTGGTTTTCTATTTTGTTAGTGTTGGAAAATGTGGTGTTTGAAGAGCACATTCGAGAGGTGGATTACTCTGACAAATCGGTGACAGAGAACACCCGAGCAGCTTACCCGATCGAGTTCATCCCGAACGCAAAGATACCGTGCGTGGGACCGCACCCGAAGAATGTAATACTGTTAGCTTGTGATGCATTCGGGGTCCTTCCACCTGTCAGCAAGCTAACCTTAGCTCAGACCATGTACCATTTTATCAGTGGCTATACTGCcttggtatatatataatttttgtttctgTATGATATgaaagtaaagaaaaaaaagtcttATATTAATAGTGatcatcatcataataataataataaactcacaGGTGGCTGGTACAGAAGATGGAATCAAGGAGCCACAGGCAACTTTCTCAGCATGCTTTGGAGCTGCATTTATTATGATGCATCCAACTAAATATGCAGCCATGCTTGCTACTAAAATGAAGCAACATGGTGCCACTGG is part of the Impatiens glandulifera chromosome 1, dImpGla2.1, whole genome shotgun sequence genome and encodes:
- the LOC124919284 gene encoding phosphoenolpyruvate carboxykinase (ATP) 1-like, producing MAESGNGNGDLTFPTPAKGRHGLTKIHTHRKGNGSGAGGVCHDDSVPPVKAQTIDELHSLQQKRSAPNTPIKPVQTGASPLKTDEERQKQQLQSISATLASYVRETGPKLVKGDPTRQPETPRISHVPQHFHVTPTISISDSSLKFTHVLYNLSPAELYEQAIKYEKSSFITSSGALATLSGAKTGRSPKDKRVVRDETSENDLWWGKGSPNIEMDEHTFMVNRERAVDYLNSLDKVFVNDQFLNWDPENRIKVRIVSARAYHSLFMHNMCIRPTFEEMEDFGTPDFTIYNAGQFPCNRYTHYMTSSTSIDINLGRREMVILGTQYAGEMKKGLFSVMHYLMPKRQILSLHSGCNMGKDGDVALFFGLSGTGKTTLSTDHNRYLIGDDEHCWSDNGVSNIEGGCYAKCVDLSGEKEPDIWNAIKFGTVLENVVFEEHIREVDYSDKSVTENTRAAYPIEFIPNAKIPCVGPHPKNVILLACDAFGVLPPVSKLTLAQTMYHFISGYTALVAGTEDGIKEPQATFSACFGAAFIMMHPTKYAAMLATKMKQHGATGWLVNTGWSAGRYGSGSRIKLAYTRKIIDAIHSGSLLEANYKKTEVFGLEIPTEVEGVPSEILDPINTWVDKKAYNETLLKLAGLFKNNFSVFTDHKIGKDEKLTEEILAAGPNF